A single Candoia aspera isolate rCanAsp1 chromosome 7, rCanAsp1.hap2, whole genome shotgun sequence DNA region contains:
- the MANSC1 gene encoding MANSC domain-containing protein 1, whose translation MAVQTTWRLACLSAVLFSLMAKPSQTQRCSSEQTEDITIDIPAAFSKGIRGTDPIHAPSWEACVNACCLEKIAADKTCNYVVFNTKMKGRSPNCYRFYYPAKETCPVKRALGLMTFRIIEGKEISKSPLSLNRLPHPTVKGSLVSPKAAGFDLASTPGGLDSLPRASKKEEVFGPAGPPLEKVDGPSQHPKAGRTNSMEIFGSSLVPETSSAANTVQRPTPVKLTLARLGSQASRTVGAAAVRIPASHVPLSSPYARKTEGATLQPGMATLPQPLLPSKTRPRNSSSSSSTRPAPISSAPVRNSGLSNGQLGLEGQSPDANPGRKDAPWWSDQSILLTALFFGVLFFLLAVLLLGGKMLESLQRQHYTRLDYLINDMYANM comes from the exons ATGGCTGTCCAGACCACATGGCGCTTGGCCTGCCTGTCAGCAGTGCTGTTTTCTCTCATGGCAAAACCATCCCAGACCCAAAGATGTTCCTCCGAGCAGACGGAGGACATCACGATCGATATCCCGGCGGCCTTTTCCAAAGGCATCCGGGGGACGGATCCAATCCATGCACCCTCTTGGGAAGCCTGTGTGAACGCTTGCTGCTTGGAAAAAATAGCAG CTGATAAGACATGCAACTACGTAGTCTTTAACACCAAAATGAAAGGCCGTTCTCCAAATTGCTATCGGTTTTATTATCCTGCCAAAGAAACCTGTCCAGTGAAACGGGCGTTAGGACTGATGACATTCAGAATAATAGAag gcAAAGAGATATCCAAATCACCTCTTTCCTTAAACAGACTTCCTCATCCCACAGTAAAAGGAAGTCTGGTGTCCCCGAAAGCGGCTGGGTTTGACCTTGCAAGTACGCCGGGCGGTCTGGATTCTTTGCCTAGGGCCTCTAAGAAAGAGGAAGTCTTTGGCCCTGCAGGGCCCCCCTTAGAGAAGGTGGATGGACCCTCCCAGCATCCCAAGGCTGGACGGACAAACAGCATGGAGATCTTTGGCTCTTCACTGGTACCTGAAACCAGCAGTGCTGCTAACACCGTCCAGCGACCGACTCCTGTTAAACTGACCCTTGCCCGCCTTGGCTCTCAGGCCAGCAGGACTGTTGGTGCTGCAGCCGTTCGCATTCCTGCCAGCCACGTCCCGCTTTCCTCCCCTTATGCCAGAAAGACTGAGGGGGCAACCCTTCAGCCAGGAATGGCCACTCTTCCCCAGCCACTGCTCCCTTCCAAAACTCGGCCTCGGAATTCCAGCTCGTCGTCATCCACTCGACCTGCTCCAATTTCATCTGCTCCTGTACGCAATTCTGGTCTCAGTAATGGGCAACTTGGCTTAGAAGGCCAAAGCCCTGACGCCAATCCAGGCAGGAAAGATGCCCCTTGGTGGAGCGACCAGAGCATCCTTCTCACTGCCCTGTTTTTTGGGGTGCTGTTTTTCCTCTTAGCCGTGCTGCTGTTAGGGGGGAAGATGCTAGAGTCGCTCCAGCGGCAGCACTACACGAGGCTGGACTACTTGATCAACGACATGTATGCCAACATGTGA